Sequence from the Drosophila innubila isolate TH190305 chromosome 3L unlocalized genomic scaffold, UK_Dinn_1.0 0_D_3L, whole genome shotgun sequence genome:
AACGGAGCAGCGGGTCACACGGCTCCAGCGACGCAAATCGATGTGCATTGGAGCTGCCAACAGTCTGCGCAGCTCGACATCCCCCGTCAAAATGACACCCCTGCCCAGGAGCAGCCTGGCCGCAAGTCCGACTGCGGCAAAAACTCAGGCCAAACCGCCTTCGAAACCGGCGGCACCCAAGCCATCTACTGTTGGCTCCAGGGATGACATCTTTCCGCGTCCGCGTGCTGCAGCTCCGGTGTCCCAGCAACTGGTCCTAGCACGTCGTCCTGCCGCTGCGCCTGGCCAGCAacagtcgcagcagcagccagcGACGCAGTCTTTTCCGGTACGTCAAGTCAATGGCGTTGGTCGTCCACAAGGTCCTGCTCGAGTGGCAGTTAATCCTGCCAAGCGTACCTTTACTGTACCTACGACACTGGCTCCTCGTCCTCCAGCTCCCGCGTCGGTGGATGCCTTGAAGATACCACCTGTGTCGGGACCCTCATCATCGTCTCCTCCTCTGCAGAGACTAGTTTCCTCGAGCAGCACATTAGTCATAAGCACCACCAGCGGTCCCGTGAGCAGCCACAATACTAATACCATCAGCACATCCAGCTCCGGCGTGGTAGCCGTCACAGCTTCCATTACCGCCTCCCCGATTGTGAGCACTACTCCGCCGGTTGTCAAGCGTAGCGACCGATCCACGCAGACGGGGAGTCAGGATATCTGCTCGGATGATTATTTCCTGGACATGGTGCGACCACAGATGCAAGAGATGAACTCGCGGCAGAAAATGCACTTCAAGCAGAAGATCTTTCACGCTTTGATGGAAACATTCGACGATGCCACCGACTTTCCCAACAGTGGAGAAGTCCAGCACTTCAACATCAACACGCCGTCCGGCTTTGAGAACGTCTCGGACCCGGAACTGCGTCTTGTCCGGGAGCTGGTTAGCATGGTAAGCGCTGCCAAGCACTCAACCTTAGGCTCCTCTGCAACTCCAGTTGCAGCTAAAGTCGCGGCCGTTGGGCGCGGGGGCATCCAAAGGGCTCCACAGCGAATTATCAGGCAATTGGCGGCAACTCCGGGAGGAGTTGACGAAGAGAGGGTGTTGCGCATACACCCGGTGGGCAACAACACGAAGGTACTGTCCGGAGGCTATGCCTTACCAGCTTCAATGATGCTCATGCGCAAGGACAGCATCgatagcaacagcagcgcccGAGCAGTACCGGGCGGAAGTAGAGCCTTTGTGGTGCCCAACAGCAGTCCCAAGACTCCACGAATTGCCGATCCCTTGACCAACTTGTTTGCTACTGGTTCAGGAGGAGCTAGCAAGGCTTCACCAGGTGTCCAGCCAACAGTGACTGCAGGTATCTCCAAGGAGCCCGTTCTGGTGCGTCAAATGGCCAGACGATTCTCGATCTGCGGTGCCGGTGGGCCCACCGCTTCCCTGGCCTCCACCTCTGTCGCTGCCGCCGGCTCCTCGCCGGCAAACAACGTTGCGATGGAAACTCTTAAGCGCCGCCTGGTGAATCCCTCGCAGACAACGGTGCCGCCCCAGCAGCGGGTACGCTACTCCAACAGTCCACAGTCGCAGGCCATTGCTCCGGGCAACAGTCTCCTGGTACGTCAAAGCGCTGCCGTCGCCCAGAAGCAACTGTCACCCACTGGGGGCGTCACCGTTCCACAGAAGACTCCGCAGATTGCCAGCATTCAGGGAGGATCGTTCAACGCCTTCGCCGCGCCCAACTCGATGCGTGGGAACAACTCGAGCGGTTGCACGATCTCCACACCGCCACTAAAGCGTGGCATGGTCATTGCCAATGTAAAGAGCAGCTCCCAGCAGAGATCAACCGTCTCGGCGGTTCGTCCTGCCCAACCAACTGGCTCGTCCCTTCTGCAGGGCAAATCGACCTCAGCTCCCAATGTGGCCAATCTTCTAGCCGACTCTCGTCCCCAAAACCCGGCTCAAACCCAATCCAAAACTCCATCCATATCCAAATCCCAGCCAGTCAGCTCTGCTGCGAATAATGAGCACGAGGAAACGGAAATGGCGGGCGTCATTGCAGCCGATTACTTTGACATGAGTCGTCTCAAGCGTGAGCCCCAGGACACCATGGATGATGACATATTGGGCATGTAGTCCCTTTCAAGAAAATGACCACTACTAAAAAGTTCTATGGAATTTCGAAATCTGTTTTTGTAGGTTTTAAGCACTAAAATGATAAATCTTcgaatttttatcaaatcaattgatatattttttttttattaaattgtagaaatacacacacacatacacacagatacatttatTCATGTTAATGTTTATTCAGCTTTgaatattgattaattttcGTCATTGAAGACAGAAAAATTACTATTTAGTTtgtaaaagttttccatattattcaaataaaatttgtagttcttaaatttgacaaattttttcttgggtttttggtttatttcagTGGAAATCTAATGTGTTATACCCTGCCTTTTGATGTAAATTATCACTGAGCACAAGGTATAATAAAAAGGTAGTATCTATCTATTAATAACTGCACTTCGTTTCTTAAaaggaaatttaatattgagtGGAAGAGAAGAGGAGGTAAACACAATTTCAAGAGTTCACATCCATAAGAATATCTTTTGATTTCCACCCCTTTAACACTTCAAGGCTTATCAGCTCTATGAActaagtatttattatacaaaacaaCTATTGAGATCGGGTAAAATACTcgacaaaatttatatttatatagcatGTAGATTTGCCATTTTTACTTCGGACTGGGGAAGAATCTTATCTGCAGAGCACTCGTCGGTGgcttgtaaattaaatgataattgATAAGGGCTGCCTATAAAAGCGCATTGCCAATGTGTGCGCATGTTTAGTGAACTCCAAGACAGTCTACAATGAAATACCTAGCAATTATCGCAATTCTTCTGCCCCTCGTCTACGGTGCTGCGGTGCCAAGGACCCAGCAGGACAATGTCGATCTGATTCCCGACATGTCCACAATCGAGGATGGTAAGGATGTTATTCAGGTGCCAGATATGTCTGTGGCCAGCGATGCCGATGATGCGACACCCCGTAATGCCGAGGCTCCACTCTTCCAAGTTGACGGTGCTGAACCCCAGGAGATTGCTGTGCCAGACATGTCCGTTGCCGTCGATGCCGAGGATAATGAGAGTAAGTTCCGATTTCTCTAGGATCGTTCCCTTTTAAATCACGATTCCAATAGCTGCTGAGATCAATGCTGACGCCGATCTGGTTCCCGACATGTCCGTTGCCGTCGATGCCGAGGATAATGAGAGTAAGCTCCGATTTCTCTAGTATCGCTCccttttaattttcgattccATTAGCTGCTCAGTTCAATGCTGACGCCGATCTGGTTCCCGACATGTCCGTTCTCGCTGATGCTCAGGATGAGGGTAAgttcttcctctctctctttccttgCTCCCTTTTTTATTCCCGCCCCTCCCCAAACAGttgatgccgatgccgatctGATTCCCGACATGTCCGTTGTCGTCGATGCTCAGGATGAGGGTAAGttccccctctccctctcttcctTTGCACCCTTTCTTATTCCCTCCACCCTCAGTAGCTGATGCCGATGCTGATCTGATTCCCGACATGTCCGTGGCCAGCGATGCCGAGTAAACCATGTGATTAACTCTACTTATAACAAAAACTCCTCTCCTAATTATAGCTACGTATAtgtgtattgtattttttaagttttttatcagcagcaataataaattataaaggcTATTTGAAAAAAGTTCGAATTCATTTCATTATCTTCTGATTTATTCAATTCCCTCATATCAGTATAAAGGCTTTgagaattttgttatttattttgtttgttagaTTAATCAAGTGTAATTTATTGTCAATTTCCAGCAATTATCTAGTAAAGGCATGTGtgcgatttaattaaaaatactctAAGTAGAACTTTCGATCAATGGAAAATGGGGAAAATATGTGCAATCtgagaaaatatattaaatcaaaaaaagattttaactAATCTTTCTACAAGTCTCAATTATAAATTCCCCAATTCATTCATTAGTTGTGTCGGTTGATTTCGAcgttcatttattattttcagattttGACAATAAGTTTGAGCACTatcacataaaaataataacaatacgTAATCTCTtacgttttatatttttgccgATTTagtcgattttttttttaaacctttGTTGTAGAAATGTACATCAAATTTTTACTTACTTAATGAAACATCTTAAATATGCGTAATTTAATactatcaaaaaaataattattgtaaacaAATCTTATTTTACTAATAGTTTTCcttttaatagttttaatattgttgaaCTTATTCCAACTTACGTACATTAGGTCttttctaataaataaaattacagcgacaataacaaaattgttcTGCATTTAAGCAGACAATAACATTACTCTCAGTTCATGTCGAGACCAAAAAACTGATTAGTTCTGCGTCATGGCCGGAGGTTCGTTTAGGTTCCCGTTTAGCAAACAAAATTAGTTTGCTTTTTTCCAATCTATTTTCCCctattttcgttgttgttgttttttttttttgttgctcttttcCATTCGCTATTGTGTCGCTGGCTATTAATAAAAAGGAATTAACGGCAAAAACCGGACCCACACACAAAGTGCCCCTGATCCCAATGAGGCACATGACCATAAACAACAAGCCACATAGGTTAATGGAAAACGCTTCGCAAGAGGGAAGAGATAgaagtgggagtgggagaTGGAGGGTAGAGAGAAGAGGAGAGTGGCATACTCTATGCTAtgcttttgttgtcgttgtgatTTTCACACAAAAGCGCTAAAGCGGCTACTAAATTACGTGCTCATGTGTTCTATCTAGTTCAGAGGCAACCGCTAAAGCAACGTGAGACGCGACACGTACCCCGAGCTCCCCTCTTTTGCCCTCTTCACGGCCACCATTGCATCCCCCGCCCACGCTGTCCACCGCACAAAAGACCAAATCGCATTTGGTGCGCTAATGAACCGCAGTAGTGGACCGGGCCAAAACCAGAATTAGACCAGGCCAGACTAGGAGTCGACGTCGACATCGCGTCGGCTCTGGTTCAACTACCTCTTGTCGCATATTTAAACGTAAAAATACCGTTTAAAAAGTGTAACAATACTGTTAACTACAGAATCGGCCCGTGCCACATGGAGGATGGGAGGCGTggcatgttgctgttgtaacaAAAGCCGCTTGATTAAACAGATTTACTGAGTTACATGTGTgcctgtttcttttttttaaaggggATAGAGCAGTTGTTACTCGTGGAACTAATTGTTGAACAATCTTCCAGTTGATATGCGATCTCTTCCAAAGGTTCTTCCCCCTTTTCAATGCAATCTCTCAAATATTCAGCTCTCGATTATGAATGAATAGTAAGTATACctataaatttgtagataGCTCTACAAGTACCTAGATAAGCAggaaagaaatttttttctacttgCCACAAGCTCATTACGTTTAAATTTACAATCGCATATTTCTTGATAAGCCGAggatcaataaattaaattttgaatttgtttatgaAGCGAATTGTACAAAGATTCATTAAGTACAGTTTTTTGGCTAAattcttttataataaaaaaacttaaatagttGAAAGGAGTTGAGTAActatatatttgcatttatccTAACTTATTCTTTAGGTTCAACTTTTAGATCTCAAAGCAAGACAGCTATTAATACAGTTTCCACTTAAGTTTAGCCCACAAAAAAttcgttttaataaaatacacacaaataatTGCCAACTGCTTTTTCTGCAGACAGTGCAAACTTTGGCCTAAATGCTATTGTGCGTTTTCGccttgtctgtgtgtgtgtgcttttagTTATTGACTTTATacttatttctttatattcgTGTCcggcaaaaaaaagttttacagAAAGTTAAAAGGTTGAAGTAAAAACGCAGAAAGCAAAACAGAATGAAAAGCAAAGTTTCGTTAGAAACGAAATGTAATTTCTTCAACAGCCGCTGAGAGTCAACTAACAGTGAAGTCAAATAAATGGCGGGATGAAAAGGTTGGCAACTTTACAAATTTCGCTATATTTCGCTAAATATAACTGTAAGAGAGTCGGGAAATACAATTCAAAAtagtgttattttaatttttaaaaaacaataaaaaagtcaaatttataaatatcatattcaaataacttttttcttaACTCAGCAGtggtataataataacagttaCTTTGCTTCActaaagttggcaacactgataaCCACAAACAAAAGTGCAAGCGACTTGCTGCTCCCCCGACCACTTAAGAAATTCCAAAAGTGAATGAAAGGCGGCAGCGTTGACGCCAGCAgcgaaataaatgaaaatgcaaaaatgcaagaAGTTAAAAGTTTTGTAATATGCCAGCGCAGTAAAAGGATCTCAGCGCAGGAAGTGCAAGTGCGGGAGGAGGCGAATTGGAGGGCAAAAAGTACCGTTGCGACAGCTGGAAACCACAAGCTAAGATATCGCAGATTGTGAGAGAGCGcaaataatgcaaaatgaGAACAATGAAGGAGAGAAACAATTAATGGCGACGTTTGATCCGCTTGTTTGAAAATGTGGAACTTGAAATTTGCACGCGAGCCAGGCTAAACGTGGAACTTATGAAGTGGAACTTGAACGTGCCAAGCTCCACAAGTAACAAGAGTTAATTTCGCGAATCTTACGCTTGTGCTAATGACTTCCTTGTTTGCATATGCCTCTCGATAAGATAATCTGAAAGTGCAacacacaaccaacaacaagcgCTAAGAATGTGCAGCAAACACGCGATGAAAAACCAGAAGACGAAGCTGAAGAAGAAAACATAGATGACAGCCAACCGGCTTCGATTGCTTCTAGTATGGCCCACTAACAACAGATGGCGCCATCTCACGGAACAACTTAAGataacaaatgcaaaagcttccaacaaaacaaaacaacaacaacaaaagctgcaGGTGACGCgcgaaatttaaaactttttcgaggcagacaaaaataaaatgtccaGCTAGgtgttgaaatttttttttactttttataaagAACGACCGGAAGTCAGAGTGTCAGGTAGAAGAAGCAGAGTGCGGTTAAGTAGAGACATGCCAAAGTGACGCATGACAGTCCAAAGTGCCCAAGCGATTAGTTTAGATGCCAAAAACGACAACacaatccacaatccacaaCAGGAACTGCAATATCATTCAGACATCTCAACAAGAAAAtggacaaaaaaataaaattgacaaacaaattgcaaGGAGGAAAATGTAATATGAGATTCAAGTGgacaaatatgtgtgtgtgtagtagaATAAGGGGTGATTTATGATAGGAAAACAAGGGAAATATGAATGAAATCAAGCAAATTGTCACAggttcatttcattttcttatcATAATAAGAGCAAAAAGGAAGAAGATAGAAGCTAACGcagttattattttcattctcgcttaaacacacacattttttgcACCATCTCTTGTGTTATTTTCAGTTCAACCTGGGCGGGGATTCCCTCGTCTGCTTATGTAAGATACTTTTTATGGCCAACTGTAAATGGGGAGTCAGACTTTGAAAACAATATGGTGGCATGTTGTAATCGTGATTACAGCTGTTATTGCTTTCAGTTGCCAtcaatgtttttgttgttgttgctgttgtagttgtagtttttgccacttttgattaaaaataacgTGAAGCTGTTAAGTttaatgacaacgacaacatggGGGAAATGTGTGGGAAATTGTCGGAGAAAATTGACAAACATAAAAGCTTTGCAGAAAGGAAGAGGCTCGAATTTCGTTTTGTCATtcattatgtttttataaGCTGAACAATATATTCAAATCTGTCAAGATAACACCACAGCTGGCACTTATTAATAAACTTGAATAATGCTTATATCATTTATCATAGTTCCACTCGCTTTCGACTTTAATCAGCAGTCATTTAAATAATCGCATTGAGAATAATGTTTATGTCTCAtgaattttgcataaaatgtgacattaagcaaataaatcaattccACACCACAAACTTAAATGTcattcaacaataataaataaacaaatcaacaacataaataaataaacaaatataaaattaaattgaaatcacaCGCAAATTgcgaataataataataaaataagcgACTGTCAAAAAAAGAGAAACGGCAACGATTTTCtcataaaaagcaaattattttcccatagaaaattaaatttttcgcgacgatttgtttttttttttatggcattCACAATTTTCGTGACCGAACGCGAGGCGACGAGACGACAGAGCAGCAAATGCCGAGGACGATTCATCTTCGTGTGGGTGCATTTCAGCAATTTGTTatcttcttttctttattttttatgctggctaaaataaatttaattagctaaCGATTGGCTATTGGCTGTAGGCGGGAGTTGTGAGGAGAGGAGAGCAAAGAGCGAAGAGCGAGACGCTGGCAAAGTTCAAGCGGCAGCGTCTGCAGCTTTGACATTTCGACATTTTAACGCTTTAGCATTTTCGGCTACACTAAACGTGATGTTCGCTCTCTTACTTCACctcgctctctctatctcaaTACGTCTCTCTTCGGTGTTATTCCACAGCTCCTGCTCTTgctttgaattttcttttgttggcaataaataattgaattgatgCCGTGTGAAAGCTGCACAAATTTTACACTTTAAGTGAATTTTTCTGGATTTGTAGTTGTCATAAAtagcttttaatttgtttaaatgtgACTGCAAAGGTGTGAATCGTATTTGATCAGTGAGAGCGGCATACGATCCACAGAAGTGGAGTGTataacccacacacacacgcacatacactcTCAGCTGTCGCTCAATTACGAAGACAACAAATGCAGGCTCCGCCCACAAATGGAATGCAGAAGAAACGAAGCAAGGCAAATACAATGCAAATGAAAGCTGAATGTGGGTTTAGCTTCCACATGCCTGCATATGTGGAAGTCGTTCGATAagagagagcgacagagaaGAGGGAATAGCACCTGTTTACGTATGTTTTGCATGTTTGTACATTCCTCCCTGGCAGACCTTCTCTtcgaaatttttgcaattggcaGCTCGAAACAAGCTAACGAAAGATGCCAGCCATCTAGCAAAttcagttgctgctgcggcaATTCAATCCTTTTGAACGCCTTTAAACAAAGCTGGGCAACAGGGAGCCCGGAATGAGGTTAAAGGAGAGGGCTGATTTTAGCTTCCATACAAGGGTATTTCTTCTGTTCGAGCAACGGGCTCCCAATTGTCGATAAGTTGCCTTGGTGCAGTCAATTAAGCCAAGACCAAGCCCCTTTACCCGCAATTCAGGTAGTTCACCTGGGCAAAAGCTTCGTGTTCATTGCATGTAAGTTGTGCTCTTTATGGCACATCCGGCCAGgcacatccgcatccgcattcGCATCCTGTCGGGGCAGCTGTTTAGCAAACTTATTTATGCCACTTGCTCACACTTGAAATGCTCCCCCGTCCCTCACCCAACGCCACATCCACACATCAATACTgccacttacacacacacacacgaacactgacatgttctttgtttttaattttgctctGAGGAGCTATGGAAAATTCCTctggcaaaatgaaaattccatTGCAAAATGCGCTTGTCCTGTCTGgtaacaatatatttttgcacttGTATTAACGCTTTTGACTGCAAGTTGCCGTCGAGaacgacgccgacgccgacgcctcctgaaatttattgtcattgttgtcCTGGCCAATACACCTGTCCTGCTCCTGGCTGAATGTCCTGGCCATTGACTACGGCGGGGATTGTGTGGCGCATAATTAAACCCATTTGTTGCCAGTTTCGACTCCGTTGAGGTCAATGAGGGcgatttattgtattttgcaGTTAGTTTATCGTTTGTATTGAAAATGCTGAAATTGATGAGGGAACGAAAAGCGGAAAATACAAgtacattaatttatatggCAATAAATTGAAAGTGCGACAGACAACGCAAACACAGCGAAATCAATTAGCAATGAAAACTTGGCAATCATCTGAATATAGTCTCCATATAAAGTCAAGTGATATACGAGAAAAGTTTTACAGGGATCAACTTAATTTatgtgattattttattttattgtaatttatttcactttaacttgattaaaaGATAAAAGTTCTCCACAGTACATTTATAAGAATGAATGTGTGTGCTTTTAATTCTCATAGGCTCCATTATATCCTCATATAGGACCGTAGTCAAATTCTAGTCCAATGTCAAATTAAGATGctcatttttttaacataatgcAGAGTCATTTTCTTTGGAATGCTTTCCACTCGATTTATCACAATTTTCTGAAACATTTGAGTCTTGCTGGGTGCTTACACTACACTTTCTTCTTTCGTGccctctttcactctctctttctctttcgctctctttagcgttgtaaatttaataaatccaCATAATTAGTGTTGTAATTTGTCAGTTGGCCAAAGTTTGCCATTGGCCTGGTCGAGATGttaagtgtgtgtgccacCCATAAGCTTTGGCCACATTCATTAACACGTTAGTCcaacttttgttgttgatcCCTTTTTTGCCTCGCaacttttgtaaataatttaaatacaaacgcCTCATCCTGTTCTGACTAAAATAAAACTGCAACAATTTACGCAATGTACTTTAGCTATTTCTCTTTCCCCTCCCCCAACACTCTTTATCTATCCCGCTGTCTTTGTCACTCTTGACAGCATTTACACCAGGCTacaaaattgcttaaatgcTTAACATACAATTAAGTAAGGCTGGCTTGAATGCTTGCGTGACTCAGATTGCATGTTGACTAgtgtattttaatatcaaaaagaagaagacgtAATAAATGGGTGCacacttgtttatttatcatttacacacagcacagcacagcacaaAAGTTGCCAATCCTACGCAGACACTCTCCATTTATCTGCTTCAActgctctccctctctctctgtttctctctctcttttcattCCTCTCTCGCACTCTCTTAGTGCTTGACCACGTAATGGAAAACTTTCGGTATGTCCAGCCAGTCCAAAAACTTTTGGTTCACATAAATCCTGCTAATCGCTTGAGCTGTACAAAAAGCTGCCTGCTGTgaaactctctctctctctcttctcaaCACAAAACTCATTTGCATTTATCTGCTGTCTGCTTTGCATCTCTCGTTCTCTGTTACTCTCTCACTGTCATTGTTCCCGTGTGTTTTGGCTAATTGCTATGCCTGTTgctaattgtttttgtttgccgcACTGCTTTTAGCACGGCAACACTTTTTCCATGCACTTTCAACACtccattttttgttgtgcttgcGGCCATTTTGGTTTAATGATGAATGTTGGCCAACTTTTGGTCTCTGTTCCCATTGTAACTTTGTTCGAAGAGTCCTGCAACTAATTTCCGCTTTGCAACTCGTTATTCACACACTCTCTCAACTCGCACGAACgtccaaataaacaaatgatataacaataataaacaaacagcagctctaacaaaaacaagaacaacaatatgaGCAGAtgacggcaacaacaacagccttCAAATCGTCTGGAAacaaatgcagaataaaaagtgccaccaaaataaaaacaatgggAAAATGCGTACAAATTAcccgaaacaacaacaacaacaattgcaaagctgctgctgacaatgacaacaacaacacaaacaaaaaacagcaacaaaaaaaatatgcaaactgACACTTTACGAAGATTTATGCGTTTTAGTTGAGTTCTGTTGTGTTCCGAGTTCTTCTGCAAGCGAGcgaacaaattttttagtaGCGCTTTTAACGCTTTTTCCACCCTTCCGGTTACGCTTCAGTTTTTTGCTGTTCTTCTATTTATTGTTAACACTGGATTCTGTTGTGAGTCATTCaaatatacattaaatgttaaataaaatggcaacacagAGCGGCAACTGTTGCCCAACGATCATTTAGATGGGCAGATCAATTCGTTAGAATGGTTATTCAATGGAAGAATACATTTTGCTAACCACAGTGTTgccataattttaaaagataataTAAGCTAGGTctgagaaataaaatatttaaatagagtaaaagataataataacttattttaaaatatatatcaggtgtgttccagaaatctctagagattttaaagtgaaatgtttgtttgtgttccagaaatctctagagattttaaagtgaaatgtttttgaaaagaaccattcgaaatgttggtgttcccaaaatgttagagattcaatattttcaaacaaattatttttttgcattttcattcaatttagagatattttaattcaatttaataaatattaaattttgtcaaatattttaaaaattttttttaatgtagcgctgttagagatttgtagaacacacctgtgtatatgattttttattaagttagcTTAGCCTGCAACACTGTTTACCAACACTGTTTCCTATCGAATCTCCACGATTCGAGCTTCAGCTCACagagttaattttatttgccatttgaaacccatttagaatttttgaaaaatttcgcAGCagtttttgttacatttttacataaaatccACACATTAATAAGTCAACACTATGCAAATGCTCATCTCTAAGTTCCTCCCATTAGTTTACAacactttttaaattgttttacactatcaaaaatttgcatataaattgtacAAACTATTCACAAACTTGTGGTTGCTGCGCCAtaagcaacatcaacaaaaacattgaatatttaatatagaatttcataataacaatttgttaaaaaaccaaaatatgaAGGAAAAAAGAGATgaactgaatttattttcgTGCATTTGTCGGcacttttaaaaatgattttcacaGCCAAAAcagtatttcatttatttacatgGTCATATGAGCCATTCACTTCTCCATTTCCCCTTTCTTCTCTATCATTTTTGGGGGCTCCCTTATATTATGCATTAACCTGCCCCTCAACTGTCACCTG
This genomic interval carries:
- the LOC117786244 gene encoding mRNA 3'-end-processing protein RNA14 isoform X4; this translates as MKYLAIIAILLPLVYGAAVPRTQQDNVDLIPDMSTIEDGKDVIQVPDMSVASDADDATPRNAEAPLFQVDGAEPQEIAVPDMSVAVDAEDNETAEINADADLVPDMSVAVDAEDNETAQFNADADLVPDMSVLADAQDEADADADLIPDMSVASDAE
- the LOC117786244 gene encoding mRNA 3'-end-processing protein RNA14 isoform X1 — protein: MKYLAIIAILLPLVYGAAVPRTQQDNVDLIPDMSTIEDGKDVIQVPDMSVASDADDATPRNAEAPLFQVDGAEPQEIAVPDMSVAVDAEDNETAEINADADLVPDMSVAVDAEDNETAQFNADADLVPDMSVLADAQDEVDADADLIPDMSVVVDAQDEVADADADLIPDMSVASDAE
- the LOC117786244 gene encoding serine-aspartate repeat-containing protein I isoform X2, which gives rise to MKYLAIIAILLPLVYGAAVPRTQQDNVDLIPDMSTIEDGKDVIQVPDMSVASDADDATPRNAEAPLFQVDGAEPQEIAVPDMSVAVDAEDNETAEINADADLVPDMSVAVDAEDNETAQFNADADLVPDMSVLADAQDEVDADADLIPDMSVVVDAQDEADADADLIPDMSVASDAE
- the LOC117786244 gene encoding uncharacterized protein LOC117786244 isoform X8, giving the protein MKYLAIIAILLPLVYGAAVPRTQQDNVDLIPDMSTIEDGKDVIQVPDMSVASDADDATPRNAEAPLFQVDGAEPQEIAVPDMSVAVDAEDNETAQFNADADLVPDMSVLADAQDEADADADLIPDMSVASDAE
- the LOC117786244 gene encoding uncharacterized protein LOC117786244 isoform X5 yields the protein MKYLAIIAILLPLVYGAAVPRTQQDNVDLIPDMSTIEDGKDVIQVPDMSVASDADDATPRNAEAPLFQVDGAEPQEIAVPDMSVAVDAEDNETAQFNADADLVPDMSVLADAQDEVDADADLIPDMSVVVDAQDEVADADADLIPDMSVASDAE
- the LOC117786244 gene encoding uncharacterized protein LOC117786244 isoform X7, whose product is MKYLAIIAILLPLVYGAAVPRTQQDNVDLIPDMSTIEDGKDVIQVPDMSVASDADDATPRNAEAPLFQVDGAEPQEIAVPDMSVAVDAEDNETAQFNADADLVPDMSVLADAQDEVADADADLIPDMSVASDAE
- the LOC117786244 gene encoding uncharacterized protein LOC117786244 isoform X3, which produces MKYLAIIAILLPLVYGAAVPRTQQDNVDLIPDMSTIEDGKDVIQVPDMSVASDADDATPRNAEAPLFQVDGAEPQEIAVPDMSVAVDAEDNETAEINADADLVPDMSVAVDAEDNETAQFNADADLVPDMSVLADAQDEVADADADLIPDMSVASDAE
- the LOC117786244 gene encoding serine-aspartate repeat-containing protein I isoform X6; the encoded protein is MKYLAIIAILLPLVYGAAVPRTQQDNVDLIPDMSTIEDGKDVIQVPDMSVASDADDATPRNAEAPLFQVDGAEPQEIAVPDMSVAVDAEDNETAQFNADADLVPDMSVLADAQDEVDADADLIPDMSVVVDAQDEADADADLIPDMSVASDAE